In Chloroflexota bacterium, one DNA window encodes the following:
- a CDS encoding SDR family oxidoreductase yields the protein MAKKVVVTGGAGFIGSHLAEELQNRGYYVIVLDDLSTGKRENIGHFLKKNSVEFVQGNVTDLALLQTLFKGTEYVFHQAAIASINSSIENPLLVNEVNITGTLKVLLAARDNGVKKVIVASSSSVYSNVTSIPQNEALPPDPISPYALTKLACEYYCSIFRQLYGLSTVCLRYFNIYGPRQGIQSQYSAVVPAFIQRIADNQPPVVLGDGNQSRDFIYVKDVVNANILAAQSDAESTYNIGSGQSITINELARKILQLMGKDLELVYKESRPGEVTQSLADINKARAFGYEPQWSIQDGLAETIAYYLKTSKLSS from the coding sequence ATGGCGAAGAAAGTCGTTGTTACCGGTGGCGCCGGATTTATCGGCTCTCATCTGGCAGAAGAGCTGCAAAATCGCGGCTACTACGTAATCGTCCTTGACGACCTTTCCACAGGTAAGAGAGAGAACATAGGCCATTTTCTGAAAAAGAACTCTGTGGAATTCGTTCAGGGAAACGTGACCGACCTTGCGCTGCTGCAGACGCTGTTTAAAGGAACCGAATATGTGTTTCATCAGGCAGCTATAGCCAGCATAAACAGTAGCATTGAAAACCCTTTACTGGTTAACGAAGTAAATATTACCGGAACACTGAAAGTACTGTTGGCGGCCCGGGATAACGGCGTTAAAAAGGTTATTGTTGCCTCCTCCTCATCGGTGTACAGTAACGTAACCTCAATCCCGCAAAATGAAGCACTGCCACCAGACCCCATATCACCGTACGCACTCACCAAGCTAGCCTGCGAGTACTACTGCAGCATATTTCGCCAGTTGTACGGGCTTTCCACAGTATGTCTGAGGTACTTTAATATATATGGACCGAGGCAGGGTATTCAATCTCAATACTCCGCGGTTGTTCCAGCTTTTATCCAGAGGATAGCCGATAACCAGCCCCCGGTTGTATTAGGTGACGGTAATCAGAGTCGTGACTTCATTTATGTCAAGGATGTGGTGAACGCTAACATTTTAGCCGCACAGAGTGATGCTGAAAGCACGTATAATATCGGCAGCGGTCAAAGCATCACCATTAACGAGCTTGCGCGGAAAATTCTGCAGTTAATGGGAAAAGACCTGGAACTGGTGTATAAAGAATCAAGGCCTGGAGAAGTAACACAAAGTCTCGCTGATATTAACAAAGCCAGAGCGTTTGGCTACGAACCGCAGTGGTCAATTCAAGACGGTCTTGCCGAAACTATCGCCTATTATTTAAAGACAAGTAAGCTTAGCAGCTGA
- a CDS encoding NDP-sugar synthase: MKAILLAAGAGTRCYPFTYLTPKIFQQIGGIPLVEYMLSWFGGAPEIKELYIAVRNKAIAATLDNYLDKRRQHLDKILDLFHALGFRVEYTNPDFKIDVLVAPGWGTGGDLRSAIDHMRDKAALGDDFLVCYTDYIINRTLSDGSISPQMNLSDIITYHNHCKETLGTVMTVAFVTVPREEAVRFGVGQFEEMKGCKIVRGFIEKPDITQVPEAPAVNAGISIIDSHFLLPRIDAYLPRKPDTSLERNLTERLAGEENPMLAAYLLELDAWFDVGTLEQLIQTNIFVASKKT, translated from the coding sequence TTGAAAGCGATATTGCTGGCAGCCGGTGCTGGCACTCGATGTTACCCGTTCACCTATCTTACCCCCAAAATATTTCAGCAAATTGGCGGCATACCTCTTGTGGAATATATGCTCTCCTGGTTTGGCGGAGCACCGGAGATTAAAGAGCTTTATATTGCGGTGCGCAATAAAGCCATAGCTGCCACGCTCGATAATTATCTTGACAAAAGAAGGCAGCATCTTGATAAAATTCTTGACCTGTTTCATGCCCTTGGATTCAGAGTCGAATATACCAATCCGGATTTCAAAATCGATGTCCTGGTAGCTCCAGGATGGGGAACAGGCGGCGACTTGAGAAGTGCCATCGACCACATGCGCGATAAAGCTGCACTGGGAGATGATTTCCTGGTCTGTTACACCGATTATATCATCAACAGGACATTGTCCGATGGCAGTATTTCCCCGCAGATGAACCTGTCTGATATCATCACTTACCACAACCATTGCAAAGAAACCCTGGGCACGGTAATGACGGTGGCGTTTGTAACCGTACCGCGGGAAGAAGCTGTCAGATTCGGCGTCGGACAGTTTGAGGAAATGAAAGGATGTAAAATCGTTCGTGGTTTCATCGAGAAGCCGGATATCACCCAGGTCCCCGAAGCACCGGCGGTGAATGCCGGCATCAGTATTATTGACAGCCACTTCCTTCTTCCTCGTATTGACGCGTATCTTCCCAGGAAACCGGACACGAGCCTGGAGCGAAACCTTACAGAGCGGCTGGCCGGAGAAGAAAACCCGATGCTTGCCGCCTATCTGCTGGAACTTGATGCCTGGTTTGACGTGGGGACACTGGAACAGTTAATCCAGACGAATATATTCGTTGCCTCAAAGAAAACGTAA